One Felis catus isolate Fca126 chromosome D1, F.catus_Fca126_mat1.0, whole genome shotgun sequence DNA segment encodes these proteins:
- the CTR9 gene encoding RNA polymerase-associated protein CTR9 homolog gives MSRGSIEIPLRDTDEVIELDFDQLPEGDEVISILKQEHTQLHIWIALALEYYKQGKTEEFVKLLEAARIDGNLDYRDHEKDQMTCLDTLAAYYVQQARKEKNKDNKKDLITQATLLYTMADKIIMYDQNHLLGRACFCLLEGDKMDQADAQFHFVLNQSPNNIPALLGKACISFNKKDYRGALAYYKKALRTNPGCPAEVRLGMGHCFVKLNKLEKARLAFSRALELNSKCVGALVGLAVLELNNKEADSIKNGVQLLSRAYTIDPSNPMVLNHLANHFFFKKDYSKVQHLALHAFHNTEVEAMQAESCYQLARSFHVQEDYDQAFQYYYQATQFASSSFVLPFFGLGQMYIYRGDKENASQCFEKVLKAYPNNYETMKILGSLYAASEDQEKRDIAKGHLKKVTEQYPDDVEAWIELAQILEQTDIQGALSAYGTATRILQEKVQADVPPEILNNVGALHFRLGNLGEAKKYFLASLDRAKAEAEHDEHYYNAISVTTSYNLARLYEAMCEFHEAEKLYKNILREHPNYVDCYLRLGAMARDKGNFYEASDWFKEALQINQDHPDAWSLIGNLHLAKQEWGPGQKKFERILKQPSTQSDTYSMLALGNVWLQTLHQPTRDREKEKRHQDRALAIYKQVLRNDAKNLYAANGIGAVLAHKGYFREARDVFAQVREATADISDVWLNLAHIYVEQKQYISAVQMYENCLRKFYKHQNTEVVLYLARALFKCGKLQECKQTLLKARHVAPSDTVLMFNVALVLQRLATSVLKDEKSNLKEVLNAVKELELAHRYFSYLSKVGDKMRFDLALAATEARQCSDLLSQAQYHVARARKQDEEERELRAKQEQEKELLRQKLLKEQEEKRLREKEEQKKLLEQRAQYVEKTKNILMFTGETEATKEKKRGGGGGRRSKKGGEFDEFVNDDTDDDLPISKKKKRRKGSGSEQEGEDEEGGERKKKKRRRPPKGEEGSDDEETENGPKPKKRRPPKAEKKKAPKPERLPPSMKGKIKSKAIISSSDDSSDEDKLKIADEGHHRNSNSNSDSDEGERRKKRASSDSDSDENQNKSGSEAGSPRRPRRQQSDEDSDSDQPARKRRPSGSEQSDNESVQSGRSRSGGSEMDSRPASPSAESDHDSERGSDNEGSGQGSGNESEPEGSNNEASDRGSEHGSDDSD, from the exons ATGTCGCGGGGCTCCATCGAGATTCCCCTCCGGGACACTGACGAG GTCATTGAACTTGACTTCGATCAGTTACCGGAGGGAGACGAAGTTATCAGTATTCTGAAACAGGAACACACACAACTGCACATATGGATTGCTTTGGCG CTGGAATattacaaacaaggaaaaacagaagagtttGTAAAGTTGTTGGAAGCAGCACGTATAGATGGCAATTTGGACTACAGAGACCATGAGAAAGACCAGATGACCTGCTTGGATACATTGGCAGCCTATTATGTACAACAGGCTCGGAAGGAAAAGAATAAGGATAATAAGAAAGATCTTATTACACAGGCAACCCTGTTGTATACCATGGCTGATAAAATTATTATGTATGATCAG AACCACTTGTTAGGAAGAGCCTGCTTCTGCCTACTGGAAGGTGACAAAATGGATCAGGCTGATGCACAGTTTCATTTTGTACTCAACCAGTCTCCAAATAATATTCCAGCCCTTCTTG ggAAAGCTTGCATTTCATTCAACAAGAAGGATTACAGAGGAGCTCTTGCTTACTATAAGAAAGCATTGCGTACTAACCCAGGATGTCCAG CGGAAGTTCGTTTAGGAATGGGCCATTGCTTTGTGAAACTTAACAAACTGGAAAAAGCTCGTCTGGCATTCAGCAGAGCCCTGGAACTCAACTCCAAATGTGTGGGAGCATTGGTTGGACTGGCTGTACTAGAACTCAACAATAAAGAG gcTGATTCCATCAAAAATGGTGTCCAGCTTCTTTCCAGAGCCTATACTATTGATCCTAGCAACCCCATGGTATTGAACCATTTGGCAAAtcactttttcttcaaaaag GATTATAGTAAAGTCCAGCACTTGGCTCTCCATGCATTCCATAATACAGAAGTGGAGGCTATGCAAGCAGAAAGTTGCTATCAGCTGGCTAGATCATTCCACGTTCAG gaaGATTATGACCAAGCTTTCCAGTACTACTATCAAGCCACACAATTTGCCTCATCCTCTTTTGTGCTGCCATTTTTTGGCTTGggacaaatgtatatatatcgAGGTGACAAAGAAAATGCATCTCAGTGCTTTGAGAAAGTTTTGAAAGCTTATCCTAATAATTATGAAACTATGAAAATTCTTGGCTCTCTATATGCTGCCTCAGAAGATCAAGAAAAACGAGATATCGCtaag GGCCATTTGAAGAAGGTCACAGAACAGTATCCTGATGACGTTGAAGCTTGGATTGAATTGGCGCAAATCTTAGAACAGACTGATATACAG GGTGCCCTTTCAGCCTATGGAACAGCTACACGGATCCTTCAGGAGAAAGTGCAGGCCGATGTCCCGCCAGAGATTCTAAATAATGTGGGTGCCCTCCATTTTAGACTTGGAAATCTAGGGGAGGCAAAg aaatattttttggcATCATTGGATCGTGCAAAGGCAGAAGCTGAGCATGATGAACATTATTATAATGCCATTTCTGTTACAACATCGTACAATTTAGCCAGGCTGTATGAGGCAATGTGTGAATTCCACGAAGctgaaaaactatataaaaacatCTTACGGGAACATCCTAATTATGTTGACT gCTATCTGCGCCTTGGAGCCATGGCTAGAGATAAAGGAAATTTTTATGAGGCTTCAGATTGGTTTAAGGAAGCTCTTCAGATTAATCAG GACCATCCAGATGCTTGGTCTTTGATTGGCAATCTTCATTTAGCAAAACAAGAATGGGGTCCGGGACAGAAGAAGTTTGAGAGAATATTAAAACAACCATCTACACAGAGTGACACTTACTCTATGCTGGCCCTTGGCAACGTCTGGCTCCAGACTTTGCATCAGCCCACCCGAGATCGAGAAAAG gaAAAGCGTCACCAAGATCGTGCCCTGGCCATCTACAAACAAGTGCTCAGAAATGACGCAAAGAATCTGTATGCTGCTAATGGCATAG gagCTGTTTTGGCCCACAAAGGATATTTTCGCGAAGCTCGTGATGTATTTGCCCAAGTAAGAGAAGCAACAGCAGATATCAGTGATGTGTGGTTGAACCTAGCACACATCTATGTGGAACAGAAGCAATATATCAGTGCCGTTCAGATG tATGAAAACTGCCTCAGAAAGTTCTATAAGCACCAGAACACTGAAGTTGTACTGTATTTGGCTCGGGCACTCTTCAAGTGTGGCAAGTTACAGGAATGCAAACAGACGTTGCTAAAG GCTAGACATGTGGCGCCCAGTGATACAGTACTTATGTTTAATGTGGCCTTGGTCCTGCAGAGACTAGCTACCTCTGTTCTGAAAGATGAAAAGAGTAATCTGAAGGAAGTACTTAATGCTGTGAAAGAACTGGAGCTTGCACATAG ATACTTCAGTTACTTGAGTAAAGTGGGAGATAAAATGAGATTCGATTTGGCCCTTGCTGCTACAGAAGCCAG GCAGTGCTCTGACTTACTGAGCCAGGCCCAGTACCATGTCGCCCGGGCACGTAAACaagatgaagaagaaagggagtTACGGGCCAAACAAGAGCAAGAAAAGGAACTGTTAAGGCAGAAACTTCTTAAAGAACAG gAAGAGAAACgtctcagagaaaaagaagagcaaaagaaaCTTTTAGAACAGCGGGCCCAGTATGTTGAGAAGACCAAAAATATTCTTATGTTTACTGGAGAGACcgaagcaacaaaagaaaagaaaagaggaggtggtggtggacGG CGTTCTAAAAAGGGAGGAGAGTTTGATGAATTTGTCAACGACGATACCGACGATGACCTGCCTATatccaagaagaagaagagaagaaagggcagTGGTAGTGAACAAGAAGGAGAAGATGAGGAAGGtggtgaaagaaagaagaaaaagaggagaag ACCTCCAAAGGGAGAAGAAGGATCTgatgatgaggaaacagaaaatggcCCCAAACCGAAAAAGCGACGTCCGCCAAAAGCAGAGAAGAAGAAGGCT CCCAAGCCAGAGCGTCTGCCTCCTTcaatgaagggaaaaataaaatccaaagccaTAATATCATCAAGCGATGATTCTTCAGATGAAGATAAACTTAAAATTGCTGATGAAGG ACATCACcgcaacagcaacagcaacagcgACTCCGACGAGGGTGAACGGCGGAAGAAACGTGCCTCTTCGGACAGCGATTCTGATGAGAACCAGAACAAGTCTGGCAGCGAGGCCGGCAGTCCCCGGAGGCCCCGAAGACAGCAGTCAGATGAGGATTCAGACAGTGACCAGCCAGCCAGAAAGAGAAGGCCCTCGGGTTCTGAACAGTCTGACAACGAATCTGTGCAGTCTGGGAGAAGCCGCTCTGGAGGTTCTGAGATGGACTCTCGCCCGGCTTCTCCAAGTGCTGAGTCAGACCACGATTCCGAGAGAGGATCTGATAACGAGGGCTCTGGCCAAGGCTCTGGAAATGAATCAGAACCAGAGGGATCCAACAATGAGGCCTCGGATCGGGGCTCAGAACATGGATCAGACGATAGCGACTag